The following is a genomic window from Hyphomicrobiales bacterium.
GCATCATCAAAGGTACACGTGCGGGCAACACCTAAGATCGTATAGGCATCTGTAAAACGCGATCCTGTGGTGTTTGGAAGAACGGGTTTCTTCAGTGGCTCGACAGGTTCAACATAGGAAATTTGATGCTTGGCAACATATTTACGCTGACCATCTTTTGAATAAAACTCAAGAAACGGGGTCGGCTTTGAAAGCATGCCGTCTAACGACGTTATGTTTTGTCCAAGAGCGATTGCGCCACGAATTGTTGCGCCATCTAACATTCGGATTGAAACTTCAACTGTTTTACCATTTCCAGTGAACATCGCTAAATTCCTAATATGCAGTACGAATTTCATAATTTAATGATAGTTTTTGTACGTGGAAATTATTAATTCCAACTGAATATATTCATCGCATTTGATAAGAAAATGTCGGTTTACGAACGTAATTCAGCACGGGCAGAATTGAACTCTGCACCAAATAGGATGAGGGCGGAGATTGCGTAGAGATAAACAATCGCAATCATCGTGCCTGCCAAACCTGCATAAAGGGCCGTGTAATTGGCGATGGTTTGCAGATAAATCGCGAAAAGATGCGAGCCGCCAATCATGCCGATAATGGTGAGTGCAATGCCCGGAGCCATTTCACGCAAAGGCCGCCGCCCATTGGGTAGGAATTGATGAAAGGCAATGAGCGTCAGGATCAATACGGAGATAGCGACCGCATATTTTACTAAGCCGACGGTGAAACTGAAGTTTTCCAAAAAGGTCATGCGCTCGATTAAAAAAGCCCAAATAATCGGCGTGCCAATGAGGATGATCGCCGCAATAATCAAGCCGAAAGCGCCGCTAATGACAAACAAAACACTTTGTAATCGCCGCCATAAAAAGGGGCGGTTTTCGGTGATTTTATAAGCACGGTTTAAACCATCCCGCGCACTCTCAATGCCGTTGGTCGCGAGAAAGAGGCCGATAAAGGTACTGACAGAAAAGAACT
Proteins encoded in this region:
- a CDS encoding J domain-containing protein — protein: MFTGNGKTVEVSIRMLDGATIRGAIALGQNITSLDGMLSKPTPFLEFYSKDGQRKYVAKHQISYVEPVEPLKKPVLPNTTGSRFTDAYTILGVARTCTFDDAKIAFHKLAKQYHPDTVSSVGLPPEVETYMNDMFKQVNTAFTELRSELQGQQFNAA
- a CDS encoding YihY/virulence factor BrkB family protein is translated as MPHFLKTLWRAMQKFNDDGGTAIASNVALSLLLSLFPFLMLVASLLRIWGDTALVDEVFNLVLGYWPADAARPLAEQIKIIVNQRAVEFFSVSTFIGLFLATNGIESARDGLNRAYKITENRPFLWRRLQSVLFVISGAFGLIIAAIILIGTPIIWAFLIERMTFLENFSFTVGLVKYAVAISVLILTLIAFHQFLPNGRRPLREMAPGIALTIIGMIGGSHLFAIYLQTIANYTALYAGLAGTMIAIVYLYAISALILFGAEFNSARAELRS